Below is a genomic region from Neovison vison isolate M4711 chromosome 9, ASM_NN_V1, whole genome shotgun sequence.
ggaaggaagaggaaaacacagCAGAGAGGTTTGGGCATCTAGGAGCTAGCGTGGGCCATCCTCgggaaataaaggaaagggaTGGACCCTGACCTTTGCCACCcatgctcctccccaccctgcgtacagtgacttaacccactgaatgggaggcTGCTGTATGATCGACTGAAAAACTTAGGGAGGAGCCTGAGTTTAAGACACCCGTCTTTGGAGGTGACTCCTTGGGTTACTGATTACACACGAAGAACTGCTCTGTCTCCCTCGagtgactccaggaaacaaacccGAGACACACTGTGGTGGCACGGAAGAGGCTGACTGCCACTGCCCCCAGAGGCCACTGTTCTGCTGGGAGCCAGAGGGGCTTCTGTCTTCAGCGaaggaaagcagagactttaTGTCCATGTTATATGGGCAAAAACAGGACACCAGATGGAGAAAGGCCAATAACGAAAACATATTTACATATCTAGAGAGAAATAGCCAAGCCCCGAACTAATTAACTTCTCTGCTCAAAAATCAGTGCTTAGCCATATCCTGGAAGACAGGTCCCCGAAACTGTGGCTGCTCTCAGGATTATGACGTCCAAAACAGGCAGCCTAATTGAagttggggcagggagggaagacaCTGGTCAGCGACATATGGGTAAAAAGAGGATAAAGGAGCCAAATTAGGGCAAGGGGTTCTTGGGGCCTACTATGACTCGAAGGCCCATAGTTTTAGATTTCATGTGTCTCACGCTCCTCAGAGGACCCAGGATAAGAAGTAAGAGTCTCCTGGGCTCTCTAAACCGTCAGCAGGATGAGAACAGTGAGAAGTCaggcagtgggaggagcagaagatGATGGGAACAGGACCCACTTGATTCTTCTCAAGAGCTCGGGCAACTTGGAAGAGCGTAACACCTAACGGCACTACATGCAGAACAGAAGGGCGACCCAAAGCCTCCTGTCCGGAGAGGCCCGGATCTTCCGTTTCCACCAAACTATCCGCGTGGAAGGGAACCAGATCGAAACGCGACCGGGTGGAGACACGAAAGATGAAGAGGGTCCAACCtgcaaaaaaatcaaaacaagccAGACCGATCCAAGCGCAGCTCAGGAATGCCCACATCCTGGGACGCCCTTTCCTGAGCTGCTTTGCGCaacggtggggggtgggggggggcacggttgggggtgggggttaatCAGTGACTCGAGCGGCTCACACACCTGACCGCTCATCCACACCTCCCCCCTCCCTGACGCTCACCTTCACGGCGGCGGACACGGCGGGGACGCTGCCATACTGGACGTGCTTCCGCAGGTGGTTGCAGATGGCTCGGAGCGTCGGGTGCACTTCCACACAGAATTTACACTTGTAGCCCACCACCTTCCTCTCCTTGATCTTTGGCACCTCTTCTAAGTGACCAAAAGGCTGGTAAAATACAGTGGTAGCCATCAGTACTCCGAGCCCTCCCTCGCACGCCGGCGTTCACGCTTGTCGCTTACGAGCGGACTTTATTTCAAAGTGGATTAGCAGGTTAGAAACCAAGGGAGGGATACGGCCGTGTGTTTACAGAACGAGGTCGTCAGAGCCGTGGCACGCTGCCTGCCACGCAAAAGTCTCCGGAACCCACACGTGTTACGACTTGTGAGGAGAGCAGAGTTCTGTGGAGAAGCGTCATGGTCACGGCCACCGCGTCGGGTGGTTTTCAAAGCAGTGTCAACCACGCAGGTGAAACGTTGCATAGCTACGCCATTAGTGAACGTCTTGACCAGGAAAAggaaccaaccaaacaaacaaaaaaaaaaaccccaaaaccgaAAACCAACCACTCAGACAAATCTACTCCTGGAGATGGCAGGTTCCTGTAGCAGACACTGCGGACCAGCACCACGGCTGACACCAGGAGACGGCCCACAGCTGCCTTAGAAAGAGAGCGAGCGGCGTCGTGTAACGGGGCCTCACGTAAAGGCTACTTGGCGGAAGGAGATACAGAGAAACCACCCCGGCCCTCCCCCCACGGGAGCcttgggagagtgggagggaggggagccgGGCGGTGGAGAAGGGCGAGCCTAGGATGGGGGGCTATCAAGCTCGAAACGTTTAATTGACTTATGGAGCTCTCTGGCAAAGCTAAGTCACTAGGAAGCCTGTAGCAGTTTGGCTGGCAACGAAGAAGTGCGTGTGGGCACCAGTGATGAGAGGcctcctgggggaagggaaatcAAAACATAGCCTTACCCTCTCTTGtttgaaatctgcaaaagcaccATCTGCATATTTCTGCTTGCTCAAAagctgtttcctcctctcctgaCGTTTGGCACGCTTCTGGAATTCCTCATTGTGAACGTTCAAGTGTGAGGTCAGCTCCGCTGTGCTTTGCAGTTTGCTATCACAGTGCTTACACTGGTAGGCGGGGCTCTGCAGGCGGGGGCCGCCGCCCAGGATGACGAAGTCCCTCTTGAGGTCCCGGCTGTGGTGGTCGGTGTAGTGCATGCACAGCAGCTCGGCCGTGCTGAAGGACAGCTTGAAGCACCTGACGCAGCGGAACGGGAGCCACTCGGTCTCCGCAGCTTCGCTTCCCTCCACCTCGGCCTTCTCGAAgctgcctctctcctcctcttccatcAGCACCGGCTTCTCGTGCTCGTCCGCGTAGACGGCCGTGAAGTAGCCGCCCAGCTTGCTGGCGTGCTGCTTCTTCGGGAACACCCCCGGGTGGCGCTTCATGTAGTGGGACACGATGCCCTTCTTGCTGAAGGACTGGAAGGAGCACAGCGAGCACTTTTTCTTCTCCACGGCCCGCCGCAGCTCCTCGCTGAGTTGCGGGGAGTCGTCCTTGGGCGGGGACGGGATGATCACCTTGTTGGGCTTGTCGCTGATGGTCCGGGAGGCGGCCAGGCAGTGGGTGTAGTAGGCGTCGATGTCGTGGCGCTTCTGGTAGTGGGCCGCCAGCCCCTTGCGGATGGGGTTGGTGTAGGCGCACAGGGCGCACTTGAAGAGGTTGTTCTTGCCCTCCGGCTGGGCGCGGACGTTGTTGTGCTTGATGCGGTAGTGCCTGGCGATGCCCTTCCTCGTGGAGCAGAAGTACTTGCAGAGCTGACACCGGAACACAGTGTGGGAGACCAGGTGCGAGGCGGAGAAGTGCGACGTGGACATGGGCTCCTCTCCCATGTCGTCCTCGGCAGCGGATACCTGGGAGGGGCTCACTTCTGTGGTCATCTCGGGCTCCAGGGAGACTGGCAGCTTCGGGGGCGACGGAGAAAAGACGTCGAATTCGGGCTGATTGTGGTACTTCTCGTAGTGGATCTTGAGCTTCTCCAGCGTGCCGTGCGTGTAGGGACACAGTTTGCAACGGTAGGCGCCGTAGCCTTGCTTGAAGATTCTGCTCGTCTCCTCCACGTCGTTCTGCGCTATGTCCGCGGACTGCTCCACATCGTGCACGAAGTCCTCGGCGGTCACCTTGATGGCCGGGTGGCGCTTCTGGTAGTGCGTCAGGACGCCGTGGATGCGGGTGTTGATGTAGGGGCAGTGTCTGCATTTGTAGACAGCGCCGGGGTTGATGTCGATGTCCTGGGCAAAGTCAGCCGCCTTCACCTTCATGCCGGGGTGCTTCTTCCCGTAGTGGGTGAGCAGGCCATGCAAGTTGTTGTACTCAGACTGGCAAACTGTGCACTGGTACGGGGTGGACGAGATGGCCGGGTTGGCGGAGGCCAGCTGGATGCTCTTCTCTGGGGAGAGCCTCGCATCATCTGGGCACTCTGCGTCCTGCTCGGGGAGTGGAGTGGGCAAGCTGTTCTCGCAATTCACGGGACCCACCAGCTCTTCGGCGGAGGGGGGTAGGGGATTCTCGATGGCATCTTTCTCCTTGATGATATCCAGCAGCACCGACTCATCACCATTCATGGCCCAGGGATGGAATGCCTGGTAGTGATTGGTGATGTCCCAGATGGACATGGCCTCAAAGACACAGTCTCTGCATCGGTACGTTTTGGCTTCCGTGGGCAAcgcgagggagggaggggacgggTCTGGCCCAGCCCAGAGTTTGGTAGCCATGTAAGTGTAGTCAACGTAATGCTCTGGATGCCTCCTCTGGTAATGCAGGAGCAGACCGTTGGGCTCCGTGTGCGAATAGATACACCACTCGCAGTGGTAGCCAGCTTCTATCAAGCCATCAAGGAACGCCCACCGCATGATGGACGTGACTGTGGCCTTCAAGGCAGGGTGGTCTTTCTTGATATGCTTCCTCAGTGCATAGAAGTAGGGGGAGGTATACGAGCACTGCCTACACTTGAGCGCTCGAAGTTTCGCTTTGTCCCGCTCCGCGCTGGAGGGGGCCATGAGCACACAGCTGGCAGGCTTCTTCTGGTTCCGGTCACAGAGGCTTCGGATGGTGGCCGTGTGCTGCCGGATCACATCTGCATTGGCCTTGAAGTCTCGGTGCTTCTTCTGATAGTGAATGAGGACACCCTTGACCGTCCGGTTCCCGTAATCACAGTGCTGGCAAAAGAACATCTCATTCTCCACAGGAGGGCCATCTCGCTCAGAGCTGCTGCGGTTCAGCTGTTGCATGGGGGCGGGTGGCCGAGGGGAGCCTTGAGGCCCCTCAGACCCCCTCATCATTGCAGCTGTGGGAGGAGCCTGTCTGATATATTTGGCAGTGACCTTTATTTCTGGGTGTCTTTTCTGGTAGTGGACAAGCACTCCCACAACTGACCGATTGCTGTACGAACAGTGTTTGCAGTAGTAAAGCTCAGTACTGAGGTCTGGTGgcgggggttgtggggggggtggggaacccATGTTGGACATTTTGGGAGACATTGGAGCACCCACCTCAAATGATAATTGAGAAAGGGCAGAGCCCCTGTCCACAGACACCATTCGCATGGTTTTCTGGATCCTAAAGTAGGAAGCCTTTTCTTCCGGGTGTTTCTTCTGATAATGAACCAAGACAGAATGCATGTTGGGGCTTGCAAACGAGCAAACGTCACAATCGTAAACGACAACAGTGTTAACTGAGGGGTCCTTCTGATTTTCACATTCTGGAGTATAGGTCTTTGAAGGAGTGTTTTTATTAAATGTAGCCGGCAGACCGCCACCGCGAGCCACGGGAGTGGAAGTTGCCATGCTCTTGGGGGCTGAATTCAGAATCTCCCTCAGCGTCTGGGATTCCGTATTCAGCCCTTCCTGCTGCTCCACGACGTAGCTGGAAAATATCATCGCATTGTTGATCTTGACCGTGGGATGCATTCTTTGGTAATGTGGCATCAGGCTTCGGACGTTCGGGCTCGTGTAGGAACAAAACCGACAGCGGTAGATCAGGTCCGAATGGTCGAAGTTGAGTACATTCATGGCTTCTGGGTGGTGTTCACCGTAATGCTGCTGCAGGTCTTCAAAGTTGGTGTAGTCAATGTAGCATTCCAGGCACCTGTACACGGCACTGTGGTCGTTGGGGTCCAAGATGTACCGAAAGCTGAACTTGATATAAGGGTGCATCCGTTGGTAGTGGGTGCTGACGCTCCGGGCCGATTTGTTGTTAAAGTCACAGTGTTTGCAATAATAAAGCCGTCCAGAGTCACCAAAGTCCGTGTTCTCATTATTGTGCTCTGTCCCATAGATGGGAGTCTGGGTGTTCAGCAGAGCAGTACTGGAAACTTGGTGGTCTTTCATGTTGGCCGAGGAGCCGTAGTAATCCTCTTCGTCTTCGGAAAGGGTGAGCTCAATTTCCGCCCCGTTGGTGGCGTTGTAGTCGTGGGCGACGCTTCTGAAGCTGGGCTCCTTTTGGGGCTCGCCGGCGTCTCTCGCCCAGATCTGCTGGGCCGAGAAGGATGTGGACACCTCCATGACCGGCTCTGTGGGCTCTTCCTCCCTGTCCAACTCGACCTCTATCTCCACTTCgttgtcttcctcttcctcctcatcgtCCTCCACGTTGATCACCGCGTCCTCCTGCTGCTTTGTCTGGTTGATTTTGCTCTGGAGGTTGCTGGCGATCTCGTCGATCCTCGTTCTCTTCTTCACGGGCGACAGATCGAGGGGAAAGTCGTTGGCGAGCTTCCTAGAGGCCTTAGCTACAAAATTGTTCTTGGAGGACAACCCAAGAATTGAGGTCTGACTTTTCTTCACAGTGTTGCTGGAAGAGGGGTGGCTGTCTGTCTCGCTCTCCAACGGCAGGCTTGAGGGCTGCCCCTCGAATTTTGGCAAGTTGTCGCAGAACGAGTGCTTGTGCTGCTGATGGACCCGTAGCCCTTTCAGAGTCGTGGTGGAGTAATTACACATGGTGCATTTGTAAGGGTGCAGGGGTGGGCCTGGCACGGGCGGCTGGGGCGGCTGCacgggcaggggctggggctgcggcTGGGCTGGCACCTGGTGGGGCTGTAGCTGCGGTGGCTGCGGCTGGGATGgcggtgggggtggcgggggcggcgggggcggcggctgTTGCTGCTGCAGGGGATCCAACAGGACCCCCGGCTTTCTGCCATTGACGCTCGAGCTCTCGTAAGACACAACACCTTCGTTCAGGGAAGCAGAAAGGCTCTCGCTCTGGGAATTCACAGCATCCCAATCTGACGTTGTACCCGTGTGACACTGCTTGTGAGCCCCAAGCTTCAACGAGCTCTTGCAAGTAAACGGACATTCGTCACATTTGTAGACGGCAGTCTTTCCGGACAAATGGATGTTTTCTATGTGACGGGAGATGCTACGTCGATGCATAGTGAGGAAGGGACAGAAAGGGCACTGGAACCTATTCATGAACCTTCTAAACGGAATCCCCTTGGTCTCCAGCAACTTGTTGCCGTCCGAGCCCATCAGCTGCTCTGCAGATATGCCTGACGTCTGGTGATCCATGGCATTCAAGCCGTTCTCGCTGTCTAGCTCGTTCAACTCTTCATCAGAACTGGAGTCATTCAGCATGCTGTTGGTTTCCAGGTCAGCAGAGGAATTGGTCATGTCAGCCATGCCATAACGCGATCTCTCCGCCAAGTTAACGAGGCCAGAGTTGTGAGGGGACTTCGGCTTCATCTGAGGGTAAGACACGGATGGAAACTTGGAAGCGGATGAAGAATTGGGTCTCATGATGGAGTTACTGATGGAGCCCCGGAAGTTGGAGACGTTGGCGCTGGGCATCTCCCGGCTTGCAGCATTCATGGACAGATAGGTGGAGTTGGAAGTGGGGCTGGGGGCGCTTTTGTTCTGCACATCGGGGAGGTTAGTCCCTTCTTGCTGCTGGCGGAGGCTGGAAAGGATCTTGACCATGCTGCGATGCTTCTTCATCATGTGGTCACACCAGCGCTCCCGGCGGGGGGTCTGGTAGCTGCACCACTCACAGCAAAAGTTGCCTCGAGACTTGGTCAAAGGCTTGACCATGGACTCTAAGATGCTGCGCTCCACGACCTCTGCTGGCAGTTCCTTGCAGGGGTCCTGCAGGGACACGGGTGGGACCACAGGGTCTGGTAttggagcaggggcagggagaggagcagtggTCTCCTTCAAATTGTTTTTGTGATACATCTTCTGGTGCTTAATTATCCTCGCCCTCCTCGGTGACTTATATGTGCAAAACTGGCAAGAGAAGACCTTTCCAAATCCCTCATGCATCATGATATTATAATTTAAGGATCCTGGAATAGGGGGGCCTGCCGAACTCCCTTCAGCTTGAGCTCCGTGGACCTTCCTTGTGTGTTCGATGAGGAGATTTTTTGACCTGAAGTAGCGTACGCAGAACTTGCATTGAAAAAACTTGTTTGTTGGTTTGGGATTAGGGGCAATATGCTGACCGTAATATCCTGGACTGTGGCCATAGTAGCTTCCGGTCCCCAATGCAGTTGCATTTTGACCTAAAAAGAAAGCATGAGGTAAGTgagaacagaaaagcaaacaaaagagaattaagaaattTCATCAGGcaaatcaatttttcttttcaactgtTCTTCATTAATAAACATCACATTCGAAAGTCCTAATAACATCTCCAAATGAGGCCCTGAAGAGTATTAATGAAGCATTAATGAACACACACATAGCGCTTCTCACAGATGAAAACGCAGCATTCAGCTTTAGAGACGATACTCACCTCATCTCCACTAACGTGCCCTAGGGCTATAAAAAGATGCATTTCCCACACTGCGACATTCATCCCAGAATTCTGCAAGGTACTATCCTGTTCTCCAAATTGAAAGGAAACTAAAACGTAAAGGAAGCTAAAAGGACAATAACATAGGACACTCAAGTAGAGAAACGTGACGCCCTAATTGCAAAGACGGCTCGCAAAGAGCAAGAACTCTGAAGAAGCCACATGTGCCAAGACCCATGGCTACAGGCTAAAACTAGAGGGGCGCCATGAAACAGATCAGATACGCCCAGAATCAGCAAAGATTTACCTGATAAATCCTCTGCAATCGCAAATTCGTCCTTTATCGAAGAATACTCCACCTCTGTCTGATTACTGGCATTCATGGACCCGGATCGTGGCTCATTAGCATTGTCTTCAGCAACATCAGTTGGCTGCAGAAATGCTGTGTGGACATCCTGGATGTGTGCCTTGAGATCTTCGTAGGATGGGGCTCGGAAGTCACAGCCATCACACTGTAGCACCTCCATGATCTGGGCCTACCTTCTCACATTAGGAACCTGTGACAGAATTCAGAATACAGTGTCTGAAGAACTGTACTAGCTGAATATCCCAAGTGGATGGGGCTACAAGTCCATTAACAGAAACATTTCTAGTATCAGCAGATCTTTCACTGAACTTTGCCAGTTGGAATGTCCACCAAAGAAATGCAACCAGACATAACAGGGATAGCGTCCTTGAGATCCAAACATCAAAAAAGTGTAGGGGGGGGCGACCCAGATAAACATTTTCCACTTTGATATAAATACGTCTTCAAATGCCATTGGTCAAGGAAACCCTTAACAGTCAAGAGTTTTAGTAGTTTCTGAATTTCTTGACTGATTTCAAATTTCTTGTCAAGTCAATATTGACTTTGATTCTGGCTTGGACCCTTTTTTTGGGGGTGAACTAGAACCTTCTCAAAAGTAAAGAGGATGTCTGtacagaaaaaaaggacaaatttcaATCTTCATTAGCTGTTCTAATATTAGAACATTGATGTTTCATCCCCAAATGGTGAAACAGTATTGAATTTTGGGTGGTGGTAGAGAGAGCTTTTATTATACCTTTTGTATAGTTGTATTCTAATACCTTAACTGATACTGGGGTAtgcctctttcctcctttccccagtTTAgttgtgtgtgcgcacgcacatgTGTGTATGCGTTTCATAATCTAAATGGTTATTTTGCTGTTTACTATCTACCAATTACAACCCAACAGCTTCTCCAACTAACTAGGTCATAAACTATTTTTTCTCATGAGATTCTCCATCCACCAACTTCAGATGACAATCCAGTTTCTAGTTTAGAGTTGTACCTTGAAACCTCGGTTTATATATATTAAGGTAACAAACACAGTTCTGAAGAGGGGCTTCTAAGCCGTGACTCCCTTCCTACGTCTCTCCTTGACAAATGTGCAGTGTATACTTGCCCACAAAAAGCTGCAAACCTGGGGCAGCATAAAGCAAAACTTGCCCAGCTACCTTCACTCTGTTCTTCGCTGGGTGACGGAGAGACACAGATAGCTTCCCACTAACTCAACGGAGAGGCTCACCattaagcaattaaaaatgtattagaagGTGTAGTCTGTCCCATCGTAATACATATCTTGAGCTGAGATACCGGGTTATTATCTTAATCAGTGAGTTACTTCATGGAGCTCACGGCAAACTCTACTGAGTCACTGCAATCTAGAACCAGATGTCCAAGAACTAAAGCCTTCGCCAGATCTTCCTAGACTTCTACTGTACTGCAACTTTCGCTACTTTTAGAGCAAAAGGTAAATTGTTTCTGCAGGAGGAACAAAGTCGAGCGATGTGTCCAATGTAGAGAAAGGAGCCATTGCGGGTGGATTTTCTATGAAAGAATGCTCCTGCTGATAGACTGCTAAAATAACTTCTGGCAAGTCCAGCTCTGGACAGACTGAGCTTGCAGAGTGAGACACAGATATTTACCTCCTCTTCTTTCAGCCAGCAATCTATCCTTTTTCAATAAACACTGAACGGTGCACCAGAGTCTTTTCAGCTAAGTCTCAACATTCGAGATACACAAGCTTTTATGCCTAAGCGCCAACCCAAATTGTGTGGAAGAGGTTGCTATCAGCTCTGGATCAAATTACAGCCGTCACTGAggccccaccccacttctcctTTCGCACAGTCCATTAGACCTGAAAACAAATTTT
It encodes:
- the ZNF462 gene encoding zinc finger protein 462 isoform X1 gives rise to the protein MEVLQCDGCDFRAPSYEDLKAHIQDVHTAFLQPTDVAEDNANEPRSGSMNASNQTEVEYSSIKDEFAIAEDLSGQNATALGTGSYYGHSPGYYGQHIAPNPKPTNKFFQCKFCVRYFRSKNLLIEHTRKVHGAQAEGSSAGPPIPGSLNYNIMMHEGFGKVFSCQFCTYKSPRRARIIKHQKMYHKNNLKETTAPLPAPAPIPDPVVPPVSLQDPCKELPAEVVERSILESMVKPLTKSRGNFCCEWCSYQTPRRERWCDHMMKKHRSMVKILSSLRQQQEGTNLPDVQNKSAPSPTSNSTYLSMNAASREMPSANVSNFRGSISNSIMRPNSSSASKFPSVSYPQMKPKSPHNSGLVNLAERSRYGMADMTNSSADLETNSMLNDSSSDEELNELDSENGLNAMDHQTSGISAEQLMGSDGNKLLETKGIPFRRFMNRFQCPFCPFLTMHRRSISRHIENIHLSGKTAVYKCDECPFTCKSSLKLGAHKQCHTGTTSDWDAVNSQSESLSASLNEGVVSYESSSVNGRKPGVLLDPLQQQQPPPPPPPPPPPPSQPQPPQLQPHQVPAQPQPQPLPVQPPQPPVPGPPLHPYKCTMCNYSTTTLKGLRVHQQHKHSFCDNLPKFEGQPSSLPLESETDSHPSSSNTVKKSQTSILGLSSKNNFVAKASRKLANDFPLDLSPVKKRTRIDEIASNLQSKINQTKQQEDAVINVEDDEEEEEDNEVEIEVELDREEEPTEPVMEVSTSFSAQQIWARDAGEPQKEPSFRSVAHDYNATNGAEIELTLSEDEEDYYGSSANMKDHQVSSTALLNTQTPIYGTEHNNENTDFGDSGRLYYCKHCDFNNKSARSVSTHYQRMHPYIKFSFRYILDPNDHSAVYRCLECYIDYTNFEDLQQHYGEHHPEAMNVLNFDHSDLIYRCRFCSYTSPNVRSLMPHYQRMHPTVKINNAMIFSSYVVEQQEGLNTESQTLREILNSAPKSMATSTPVARGGGLPATFNKNTPSKTYTPECENQKDPSVNTVVVYDCDVCSFASPNMHSVLVHYQKKHPEEKASYFRIQKTMRMVSVDRGSALSQLSFEVGAPMSPKMSNMGSPPPPQPPPPDLSTELYYCKHCSYSNRSVVGVLVHYQKRHPEIKVTAKYIRQAPPTAAMMRGSEGPQGSPRPPAPMQQLNRSSSERDGPPVENEMFFCQHCDYGNRTVKGVLIHYQKKHRDFKANADVIRQHTATIRSLCDRNQKKPASCVLMAPSSAERDKAKLRALKCRQCSYTSPYFYALRKHIKKDHPALKATVTSIMRWAFLDGLIEAGYHCEWCIYSHTEPNGLLLHYQRRHPEHYVDYTYMATKLWAGPDPSPPSLALPTEAKTYRCRDCVFEAMSIWDITNHYQAFHPWAMNGDESVLLDIIKEKDAIENPLPPSAEELVGPVNCENSLPTPLPEQDAECPDDARLSPEKSIQLASANPAISSTPYQCTVCQSEYNNLHGLLTHYGKKHPGMKVKAADFAQDIDINPGAVYKCRHCPYINTRIHGVLTHYQKRHPAIKVTAEDFVHDVEQSADIAQNDVEETSRIFKQGYGAYRCKLCPYTHGTLEKLKIHYEKYHNQPEFDVFSPSPPKLPVSLEPEMTTEVSPSQVSAAEDDMGEEPMSTSHFSASHLVSHTVFRCQLCKYFCSTRKGIARHYRIKHNNVRAQPEGKNNLFKCALCAYTNPIRKGLAAHYQKRHDIDAYYTHCLAASRTISDKPNKVIIPSPPKDDSPQLSEELRRAVEKKKCSLCSFQSFSKKGIVSHYMKRHPGVFPKKQHASKLGGYFTAVYADEHEKPVLMEEEERGSFEKAEVEGSEAAETEWLPFRCVRCFKLSFSTAELLCMHYTDHHSRDLKRDFVILGGGPRLQSPAYQCKHCDSKLQSTAELTSHLNVHNEEFQKRAKRQERRKQLLSKQKYADGAFADFKQERPFGHLEEVPKIKERKVVGYKCKFCVEVHPTLRAICNHLRKHVQYGSVPAVSAAVKQEAEDPSHFFLDGLEVAKDASGTLVDRVDGEHCLLDGMLEDETRPGGYHCSQCDRVLMSMQGLRSHERSHLALAMFTREDKYSCQYCSFVSAFRHNLDRHMQTHHGHHKPFRCKLCSFKSSYNSRLKTHILKAHAGEHAYKCSWCSFSTMTISQLKEHSLKVHGKALTLPRPRIVSLLSSHAHHSSQKATPAEEVEDSNDSSYSEPPDVQQQLNHYQSAALARNNSRVSPVPLSGAAGGAEQKTEAVLHCEFCEFSSGYIQSIRRHYRDKHGGKKLFKCKDCSFYTGFKSAFTMHVEAGHSAVPEEGPKDLRCPLCLYHTKYKRNMIDHIVLHREERVVPIEVCRSKLSKYLQGVVFRCDKCTFTCSSDESLQQHIEKHNELKPYKCQLCYYETKHTEELDSHLRDEHKVSRNFELVGRVNLDQLEQMKEKMESSSSEDEDKEEEMSSKADDRDLMRFSDHGAAINTEKRFPCEFCGRAFSQGSEWERHVLRHGMALNDTKQVSREEIHLKESVEDSIKMPSIEEKEDDEAIGIDFSLKSETVAICVVAADKSLLENTEAKNE
- the ZNF462 gene encoding zinc finger protein 462 isoform X4; the encoded protein is MEVLQCDGCDFRAPSYEDLKAHIQDVHTAFLQPTDVAEDNANEPRSGSMNASNQTEVEYSSIKDEFAIAEDLSGQNATALGTGSYYGHSPGYYGQHIAPNPKPTNKFFQCKFCVRYFRSKNLLIEHTRKVHGAQAEGSSAGPPIPGSLNYNIMMHEGFGKVFSCQFCTYKSPRRARIIKHQKMYHKNNLKETTAPLPAPAPIPDPVVPPVSLQDPCKELPAEVVERSILESMVKPLTKSRGNFCCEWCSYQTPRRERWCDHMMKKHRSMVKILSSLRQQQEGTNLPDVQNKSAPSPTSNSTYLSMNAASREMPSANVSNFRGSISNSIMRPNSSSASKFPSVSYPQMKPKSPHNSGLVNLAERSRYGMADMTNSSADLETNSMLNDSSSDEELNELDSENGLNAMDHQTSGISAEQLMGSDGNKLLETKGIPFRRFMNRFQCPFCPFLTMHRRSISRHIENIHLSGKTAVYKCDECPFTCKSSLKLGAHKQCHTGTTSDWDAVNSQSESLSASLNEGVVSYESSSVNGRKPGVLLDPLQQQQPPPPPPPPPPPPSQPQPPQLQPHQVPAQPQPQPLPVQPPQPPVPGPPLHPYKCTMCNYSTTTLKGLRVHQQHKHSFCDNLPKFEGQPSSLPLESETDSHPSSSNTVKKSQTSILGLSSKNNFVAKASRKLANDFPLDLSPVKKRTRIDEIASNLQSKINQTKQQEDAVINVEDDEEEEEDNEVEIEVELDREEEPTEPVMEVSTSFSAQQIWARDAGEPQKEPSFRSVAHDYNATNGAEIELTLSEDEEDYYGSSANMKDHQVSSTALLNTQTPIYGTEHNNENTDFGDSGRLYYCKHCDFNNKSARSVSTHYQRMHPYIKFSFRYILDPNDHSAVYRCLECYIDYTNFEDLQQHYGEHHPEAMNVLNFDHSDLIYRCRFCSYTSPNVRSLMPHYQRMHPTVKINNAMIFSSYVVEQQEGLNTESQTLREILNSAPKSMATSTPVARGGGLPATFNKNTPSKTYTPECENQKDPSVNTVVVYDCDVCSFASPNMHSVLVHYQKKHPEEKASYFRIQKTMRMVSVDRGSALSQLSFEPFGHLEEVPKIKERKVVGYKCKFCVEVHPTLRAICNHLRKHVQYGSVPAVSAAVKGLRSHERSHLALAMFTREDKYSCQYCSFVSAFRHNLDRHMQTHHGHHKPFRCKLCSFKSSYNSRLKTHILKAHAGEHAYKCSWCSFSTMTISQLKEHSLKVHGKALTLPRPRIVSLLSSHAHHSSQKATPAEEVEDSNDSSYSEPPDVQQQLNHYQSAALARNNSRVSPVPLSGAAGGAEQKTEAVLHCEFCEFSSGYIQSIRRHYRDKHGGKKLFKCKDCSFYTGFKSAFTMHVEAGHSAVPEEGPKDLRCPLCLYHTKYKRNMIDHIVLHREERVVPIEVCRSKLSKYLQGVVFRCDKCTFTCSSDESLQQHIEKHNELKPYKCQLCYYETKHTEELDSHLRDEHKVSRNFELVGRVNLDQLEQMKEKMESSSSEDEDKEEEMSSKADDRDLMRFSDHGAAINTEKRFPCEFCGRAFSQGSEWERHVLRHGMALNDTKQVSREEIHLKESVEDSIKMPSIEEKEDDEAIGIDFSLKSETVAICVVAADKSLLENTEAKNE